A stretch of Allostreptomyces psammosilenae DNA encodes these proteins:
- a CDS encoding MFS transporter yields MPVVPPAPDSSPATGRPAAPAPRRRGPFFAVAAMCWLLVMFDGLDVSLYGAALPGMLDDPGLGLDAAQAGAIGSYATFGMLVGALTAGTLTDLLGRKRMLLWCVTVFSVASGLCAIAPSAEFFGLARLLAGVGLGGLLPSALALVSDFAPRGRGSLAIAVSMTAYHVGAVFATLASLAVLDSWGWRGVFWIGVLPCVVAVPLMARYLPESTSFLLAKGRRAEAEAVAARHGIVLDEEDVRRATAAAGTAGTGRATALRVLFGRGYRTTTLAFWLASFAGLLLVYGVNTWLPTLMRASGYAVGSSLVFLLVINLGGVVGMLVAGPVADRYGARRVSAIWFLLTALGTYALSVRMPLALSLVLVFLTGVVLFSAQTMVYAFVSERYGPDSRATALGWTAGMGRFGAVLGPWLGGQLLAAELAGWSFQMFAAAGVLGAVMTALVPGARAGAVAGGAPAAGGAVAPAAPAEG; encoded by the coding sequence ATGCCCGTTGTTCCCCCCGCCCCGGACTCCTCCCCCGCCACCGGGCGCCCCGCCGCCCCCGCGCCACGCCGCCGCGGACCGTTCTTCGCCGTGGCCGCGATGTGCTGGCTGCTGGTGATGTTCGACGGCCTGGACGTCTCCCTCTACGGCGCCGCGCTGCCCGGCATGCTGGACGATCCCGGACTCGGCCTGGACGCCGCGCAGGCCGGCGCCATCGGCTCGTACGCGACCTTCGGCATGCTGGTCGGGGCGCTGACCGCCGGCACCCTGACCGACCTGCTGGGGCGCAAGCGCATGCTGCTGTGGTGCGTCACGGTCTTCTCCGTCGCCTCGGGACTGTGCGCGATCGCGCCCTCGGCCGAGTTCTTCGGCCTCGCGCGCCTGCTCGCGGGCGTCGGCCTGGGCGGGCTGCTGCCCAGCGCCCTCGCCCTGGTCTCCGACTTCGCCCCTCGGGGGCGCGGCAGCCTCGCCATCGCGGTCAGCATGACGGCCTACCACGTGGGCGCGGTCTTCGCGACCCTCGCGAGCCTCGCCGTGCTGGACTCCTGGGGCTGGCGCGGCGTCTTCTGGATCGGGGTGCTGCCGTGCGTGGTCGCGGTGCCGCTGATGGCCCGCTACCTGCCGGAGTCCACCAGCTTCCTGCTCGCCAAGGGCCGCCGCGCGGAGGCCGAGGCGGTGGCCGCGCGCCACGGCATCGTGCTGGACGAGGAGGACGTGCGCCGGGCCACCGCCGCCGCCGGCACGGCCGGCACCGGGCGCGCCACCGCCCTGCGGGTGCTGTTCGGCCGCGGCTACCGGACCACCACCCTGGCGTTCTGGCTGGCCTCGTTCGCCGGCCTGCTGCTGGTGTACGGGGTGAACACCTGGCTGCCGACGCTCATGCGGGCGTCGGGCTACGCCGTGGGCTCCTCCCTGGTGTTCCTGCTCGTCATCAACCTCGGCGGCGTGGTGGGCATGCTGGTCGCCGGCCCGGTCGCCGACCGCTACGGCGCCCGCCGGGTCAGCGCGATCTGGTTCCTGCTGACCGCCCTGGGAACCTACGCGCTGAGCGTCCGGATGCCGCTGGCGCTCAGCCTGGTGCTGGTCTTCCTGACCGGCGTGGTGCTGTTCAGCGCCCAGACCATGGTCTACGCCTTCGTCAGCGAGCGGTACGGGCCGGACAGCCGGGCGACCGCGCTGGGCTGGACCGCCGGCATGGGGCGGTTCGGCGCCGTCCTCGGGCCGTGGCTGGGCGGGCAGCTGCTGGCGGCGGAGCTGGCCGGCTGGAGCTTCCAGATGTTCGCCGCCGCCGGCGTGCTGGGCGCGGTGATGACCGCCCTGGTGCCGGGGGCCCGCGCCGGCGCCGTCGCGGGCGGCGCGCCGGCGGCCGGTGGCGCGGTCGCCCCGGCGGCGCCGGCCGAGGGGTGA
- a CDS encoding pectate lyase → MSSLIAPRIRGRLALLAGAMAATVGLTLAGAPNATATDAPAASTAAVSASDVSAQAWPTPTSNQAVSATISLSGNVDAGMRRYYGTGALGSGSQDEDQGPLLRLAPGTVLSNVIIGAPAADGIHCEGACTLRNVWWEDVGEDAATFRGSSSSQQMLVDGGGARYASDKVFQHNGAGTLTIRNFEVRDVGKLYRSCGDCSTQYTRHVVVENVHVYPPIDQLVGININRNDTARLRNITFHGDPDDFEACAKYRNTSQVGSGPDSTNCLYSASDIHYQ, encoded by the coding sequence GTGAGTTCATTGATCGCACCACGGATACGCGGGCGCCTCGCGCTCCTCGCCGGAGCGATGGCCGCCACGGTGGGCCTCACGCTCGCCGGAGCCCCGAACGCCACCGCCACCGACGCCCCGGCCGCCAGCACCGCCGCCGTCAGCGCCTCCGACGTCTCCGCGCAGGCCTGGCCGACGCCCACCAGCAACCAGGCGGTGAGCGCGACCATCTCGCTCAGCGGCAACGTGGACGCCGGCATGCGGCGCTACTACGGCACCGGCGCCCTCGGCTCCGGCAGCCAGGACGAGGACCAGGGCCCGCTGCTCCGGCTGGCCCCCGGCACCGTGCTGTCCAACGTCATCATCGGCGCCCCGGCCGCCGACGGCATCCACTGCGAGGGCGCCTGCACCCTCCGCAATGTGTGGTGGGAGGACGTGGGCGAGGACGCCGCCACCTTCCGCGGCTCCTCCTCCTCGCAGCAGATGCTGGTCGACGGCGGCGGCGCGCGGTACGCCTCCGACAAGGTGTTCCAGCACAACGGCGCCGGCACGCTGACCATCCGGAACTTCGAGGTGAGGGACGTCGGCAAGCTCTACCGCTCCTGCGGCGACTGCTCCACGCAGTACACCCGCCACGTGGTGGTCGAGAACGTCCATGTCTACCCGCCGATCGACCAGCTGGTGGGGATCAACATCAACCGCAACGACACCGCGCGGCTGCGCAACATCACCTTCCACGGTGACCCGGACGACTTCGAGGCCTGCGCCAAGTACCGCAACACCTCGCAGGTGGGATCCGGGCCGGACAGCACCAACTGCCTGTACTCGGCGAGCGACATCCACTACCAGTGA
- a CDS encoding IclR family transcriptional regulator domain-containing protein — MSSPAATTDDPATEAPPEEGAGPLERGLAVLRHLAVREGRPTRAGDLARATGLPRSTVDRVVATLAHLGYLREDDRELRPRPRLLELGDAYLRASRLPALLGPFAEHLAEEFDESVSLAVPDRDGVRFVHQVTRRRTMSVAFRVGDLLPAERCAPGALFAAAWTDADWRAWRTRLREDPEETGFPSLPPRRSALAASPEAVEERFAARCAAAAEHGWAEDDQFIEPGLVALAVPVRDRSGRVVCALSVVSHTSRHTAASLRGLALARSRAVVGEMEAALAGAPPCPPDDRPLAEAPAVDPTAAAKAELGPRYLQSLARGLAVLTATGGAADGPMPLTAVAEATGLARATARRSLIALERLGYVEAVPPGFRPTPRVLELGYAHLSGLGFVEIVRPHLARLAETVHESASIAVLAGDDIRYVARQPVTRIVGVDITVGTRFPAYPTSMGRVLLAGLPPAERADRLRRADLVPLTPRTVTSADLLAAILERVAREGHAMVDEELEVGLRSVAVPLRDRDGTVVAALNVAAHAGRGTPEETLRTVLPPLREAATAIEADLRAAGARGVPRG; from the coding sequence ATGTCCAGCCCCGCCGCCACCACGGACGATCCGGCCACCGAGGCGCCGCCGGAGGAGGGGGCCGGCCCGCTGGAACGCGGCCTGGCGGTCCTGCGCCACCTCGCCGTACGGGAGGGGCGCCCGACCCGCGCCGGCGACCTGGCCCGGGCCACCGGGCTGCCCCGGTCGACCGTGGACCGGGTGGTGGCCACCCTCGCCCACCTCGGCTACCTGCGCGAGGACGACCGCGAGCTCCGGCCGCGCCCCCGCCTGCTGGAACTGGGCGACGCCTATCTGCGCGCCAGCCGGCTCCCGGCACTCCTCGGCCCCTTCGCCGAGCACCTCGCCGAGGAGTTCGACGAGTCGGTGTCCCTGGCCGTGCCGGACCGGGACGGCGTGCGCTTCGTGCACCAGGTCACCCGGCGGCGCACCATGTCGGTGGCGTTCCGGGTCGGCGACCTGCTGCCCGCCGAGCGCTGCGCCCCCGGCGCGCTCTTCGCCGCGGCCTGGACGGACGCCGACTGGCGGGCGTGGCGCACCCGGCTGCGCGAGGACCCCGAGGAGACCGGCTTCCCCTCGCTGCCCCCGCGCCGCTCCGCCCTCGCCGCCTCCCCCGAGGCGGTCGAGGAGCGCTTCGCCGCCCGGTGCGCGGCGGCGGCCGAACACGGCTGGGCGGAGGACGACCAGTTCATCGAGCCGGGGCTGGTCGCGCTCGCCGTGCCGGTGCGGGACCGGTCCGGGCGGGTGGTCTGCGCGCTCAGCGTCGTCAGCCACACCAGTCGGCACACGGCGGCGTCGCTGCGCGGGCTGGCGCTGGCCCGCTCGCGCGCCGTGGTGGGGGAGATGGAGGCGGCCCTGGCCGGGGCGCCGCCCTGCCCGCCGGACGACCGGCCGCTGGCGGAGGCGCCGGCGGTCGATCCCACCGCCGCGGCCAAGGCCGAACTGGGCCCCCGCTACCTGCAGTCGCTTGCCCGAGGGCTGGCGGTGCTGACCGCCACCGGCGGCGCCGCCGATGGTCCGATGCCGCTCACCGCCGTCGCCGAGGCCACCGGGCTGGCCCGCGCGACCGCCCGCCGCTCCCTCATCGCCCTGGAGCGGCTCGGCTACGTCGAGGCGGTCCCGCCCGGCTTCCGCCCCACGCCCCGGGTGCTGGAGCTGGGGTACGCCCATCTGTCCGGGCTGGGCTTCGTGGAGATCGTCCGCCCCCACCTGGCCCGACTGGCGGAGACGGTGCACGAGTCGGCCTCGATCGCGGTGCTCGCCGGCGACGACATCCGGTACGTGGCCCGGCAGCCGGTGACCCGGATCGTCGGCGTGGACATCACAGTGGGCACCCGCTTCCCCGCGTACCCGACCTCGATGGGACGGGTGCTGCTGGCCGGTCTGCCGCCCGCCGAGCGCGCCGACCGCCTGCGCCGCGCCGACCTGGTGCCGCTCACCCCGCGCACCGTGACCTCCGCGGACCTGCTGGCCGCCATCCTGGAACGGGTGGCCCGCGAGGGCCACGCCATGGTGGACGAGGAACTCGAGGTGGGGCTGCGCTCCGTCGCGGTGCCGCTGCGGGACCGGGACGGAACGGTGGTGGCCGCGCTCAACGTGGCGGCGCACGCCGGACGCGGCACGCCCGAGGAGACCCTGCGCACCGTGCTCCCGCCGCTGCGCGAGGCGGCCACCGCCATCGAGGCGGACCTGCGGGCCGCCGGCGCGCGGGGCGTGCCGCGCGGCTGA
- a CDS encoding 4-hydroxybenzoate 3-monooxygenase, whose protein sequence is MRTTVGIIGGGPAGLLLARLLHRAGVDSVVLESRDRAYVEHRQRAGILEQATVDVLRACGAGARMDREGLPHRGIELRFDRRAHRVDFPSLTGGRTVMVYAQTEVVRDLIALQLADGPPLLFEAPAHAVEGLDGERPLVRFTHAGRERTLECDYVVGCDGFHGISRRSVPEGALRGYERLYPYSWLGVLADVPPSCEELVYAHSERGFALHSMRSPSVSRLYLQVPNDTDPADWPDERIWDELDARFAIDGDWKLARGPITAKSVTPMRSFVTEPMRYGRLLLAGDAAHIVPPTGAKGLNLAVADVVVLARALADWRATGSTAGLDAYSDTCLRRVWRAEHFSASFTSTLHTAPDETPFESRLRTAALDRIATSRTAAAELAENYVGPPLAPAGRAH, encoded by the coding sequence ATGCGCACCACGGTCGGCATCATCGGTGGCGGCCCGGCCGGACTGCTGCTCGCCCGCCTCCTGCACCGCGCCGGCGTCGACAGCGTCGTCCTGGAGAGCCGGGACCGCGCCTACGTCGAACACCGCCAGCGCGCCGGGATCCTGGAGCAGGCCACCGTGGACGTGCTGCGGGCCTGCGGCGCCGGGGCCCGGATGGACCGGGAGGGGCTGCCGCACCGGGGCATCGAACTGCGCTTCGACCGCCGCGCCCACCGGGTGGACTTCCCCTCGCTGACCGGCGGACGCACGGTGATGGTGTACGCGCAGACCGAGGTGGTGCGGGACCTGATCGCGCTCCAGCTCGCCGACGGCCCCCCGCTGCTGTTCGAGGCCCCGGCGCACGCCGTCGAGGGCCTGGACGGCGAGCGCCCCCTCGTCCGGTTCACCCACGCCGGGCGGGAGCGGACACTGGAGTGCGACTACGTCGTCGGCTGCGACGGCTTCCACGGGATCTCCCGCCGCTCCGTCCCCGAGGGCGCACTGCGCGGCTACGAGCGGCTGTACCCCTACTCCTGGCTGGGCGTGCTTGCGGACGTGCCGCCCTCCTGCGAGGAACTCGTCTACGCGCACTCGGAGCGCGGCTTCGCGCTGCACAGCATGCGCTCGCCGAGCGTCAGCCGGCTCTACCTCCAGGTGCCGAACGACACCGACCCCGCCGACTGGCCCGACGAGCGGATCTGGGACGAGCTGGACGCCCGCTTCGCGATCGACGGCGACTGGAAGCTGGCGCGCGGGCCGATCACCGCCAAGTCGGTGACCCCGATGCGCAGCTTCGTCACCGAGCCGATGCGCTACGGGCGCCTGCTGCTGGCCGGGGACGCCGCGCACATCGTGCCGCCCACCGGCGCCAAGGGCCTCAACCTGGCCGTGGCCGACGTCGTCGTGCTGGCCCGGGCGCTCGCCGACTGGCGGGCCACCGGCTCCACCGCCGGCCTGGACGCCTACTCCGACACCTGCCTGCGCCGCGTCTGGCGCGCCGAGCACTTCTCCGCCTCCTTCACCTCCACCCTGCACACCGCGCCCGACGAGACGCCGTTCGAGTCGCGGCTGCGGACCGCCGCGCTGGACCGGATCGCCACCTCCCGCACGGCCGCCGCGGAGCTCGCCGAGAACTACGTCGGCCCCCCGCTCGCCCCCGCCGGCCGAGCCCACTGA